One genomic segment of Pseudomonas sp. RU47 includes these proteins:
- a CDS encoding quinone-dependent dihydroorotate dehydrogenase, with amino-acid sequence MYTLARQLLFKLSPETSHDLSLDLIGAGGRLGLNGLLCKAPAKKPVTVMGLEFPNPVGLAAGLDKNGAAIDGFAQLGFGFVEIGTVTPRPQPGNPKPRIFRLPEAEAIINRMGFNNLGVDNLLARVAAAKYKGVLGINIGKNFDTPVERAVDDYLICLDKVYAHASYVTVNVSSPNTPGLRSLQFGDSLKQLLADLATRRAELALRHGKHVPLAIKIAPDMTDEETAQVAQALIETGMDAVIATNTTLSRVGVEGMEHGDEAGGLSGAPVREKSTNTVKVLAGELAGRLPIIAAGGITEGKHAAEKILAGASLVQIYSGFIYKGPALIRESVDAIAALR; translated from the coding sequence ATGTACACCCTGGCCCGTCAGCTGTTGTTCAAACTTTCCCCGGAAACCTCCCACGATCTGTCGCTGGATCTGATCGGCGCGGGTGGGCGTTTGGGCCTCAACGGCTTGCTGTGCAAGGCGCCGGCGAAGAAGCCGGTGACGGTCATGGGCCTGGAGTTTCCTAACCCGGTGGGGCTGGCGGCCGGTCTGGACAAGAACGGCGCGGCCATCGATGGCTTCGCGCAACTGGGTTTCGGTTTTGTCGAAATCGGCACCGTGACCCCGCGCCCGCAGCCGGGCAACCCGAAACCACGGATCTTCCGCTTGCCGGAAGCCGAGGCGATCATCAACCGCATGGGTTTCAACAACCTCGGTGTCGATAACCTGCTGGCGCGTGTGGCCGCAGCGAAATACAAAGGCGTGCTGGGCATCAACATCGGCAAGAACTTCGATACGCCGGTTGAACGCGCGGTCGACGACTACCTGATCTGCCTGGACAAGGTCTACGCCCACGCCAGCTATGTGACGGTCAACGTCAGTTCGCCGAACACCCCGGGCCTGCGCAGCCTGCAGTTCGGTGATTCGCTCAAGCAGTTGCTCGCCGATCTGGCCACGCGCCGTGCTGAACTGGCGTTGCGTCATGGCAAACATGTGCCGTTGGCGATCAAGATCGCGCCGGACATGACCGATGAAGAAACCGCGCAGGTTGCCCAAGCGCTGATCGAAACCGGTATGGACGCGGTAATCGCGACCAACACCACCCTGAGCCGTGTTGGCGTTGAAGGCATGGAGCATGGAGACGAGGCGGGCGGTTTGTCAGGTGCGCCAGTACGTGAGAAGAGCACCAATACCGTGAAGGTGCTGGCCGGTGAGTTGGCTGGGCGGTTGCCGATCATTGCGGCGGGTGGGATTACTGAAGGCAAGCATGCGGCTGAGAAGATTCTGGCGGGTGCGAGCCTGGTGCAGATCTATTCCGGCTTCATCTATAAAGGCCCGGCGCTGATCCGTGAATCGGTAGACGCGATCGCCGCCCTGCGCTGA
- a CDS encoding bifunctional protein-serine/threonine kinase/phosphatase, translating into MALQLSFAEASATGPRAENQDALRLVTPAPALAASKGFLFAIADGVSQCADGGLAARSTLQALALDYYATPETWSVAQALDRLLLAQNRWLQANGGGQPLLTTVSALVMRGRRFTLAHVGDCRVYRWHRDSLQRISEDHVWDQPGMQHVLKRALGLDQHLVLDFLDGELRHGECFVLLSDGVWSTLGDTAIAAILRDQPDLHSAAQTLVNAAHLAGSQDNASALLVRVDALGEANIGDALIHLQQWPLPPALKSGQHFEGWQVQEIVAQSQQSLLYRVLDGQGQRWLLKTLPTRSADDSYAGQALLSEEWFLKRVAGRHFPEVHACQQRQHLYYVMREYSGTTLAQIFQQNGPLPLAQWQDIAERLLRAAGLLHRRQILHRDIKPENLHWSDDGELRLLDFGLAYCPGLSEDAPSTLPGTPSYIAPEAFRGDPPNVQQDLYAVGVTLYFLLTGHFPYGEIEAFQRPRFGLPVSASRYRPDLPEWLAQSLERGVAADPQLRFETAEEWLLVLEQGERRSLSVRPRPLLEREPLKVWRTMAIVALLGNLVLLVLLFHG; encoded by the coding sequence ATGGCCCTGCAACTGAGCTTTGCCGAAGCCAGCGCCACCGGCCCGCGCGCGGAGAATCAGGACGCTTTGCGCCTGGTCACGCCCGCTCCGGCGCTGGCGGCGAGCAAAGGTTTTCTGTTTGCCATCGCCGACGGCGTCAGCCAATGCGCCGATGGCGGACTGGCTGCGCGCTCGACCTTGCAGGCCTTGGCGCTCGACTACTACGCCACGCCGGAAACCTGGAGCGTGGCGCAGGCACTGGATCGCCTGCTGCTCGCGCAAAACCGCTGGCTGCAGGCCAATGGCGGTGGGCAACCGTTGCTCACCACGGTTAGCGCTTTGGTTATGCGCGGTCGGCGTTTTACCCTCGCCCACGTCGGCGATTGCCGGGTGTATCGCTGGCACCGCGATAGTTTGCAGCGAATTTCTGAAGATCATGTCTGGGATCAGCCGGGCATGCAGCATGTGCTCAAACGTGCATTGGGGCTGGATCAGCATCTGGTGCTGGACTTCCTTGATGGTGAACTGCGCCACGGCGAGTGCTTTGTTTTGCTCAGTGACGGTGTCTGGTCGACACTCGGCGATACCGCCATTGCGGCGATTCTGCGTGATCAGCCGGATCTTCACAGCGCCGCGCAGACGCTGGTCAACGCCGCGCATCTGGCGGGGAGCCAGGACAATGCCAGTGCATTGCTGGTACGGGTTGATGCTTTGGGTGAGGCAAATATCGGCGATGCACTGATTCACCTGCAGCAATGGCCCCTGCCTCCAGCGCTGAAATCCGGGCAGCACTTTGAAGGCTGGCAGGTGCAAGAGATTGTTGCTCAGAGTCAGCAATCGCTGCTTTATCGAGTGCTGGATGGTCAGGGTCAGAGGTGGTTGCTGAAAACCCTGCCCACGCGCTCCGCCGATGATTCCTACGCCGGGCAAGCGTTGTTGTCCGAAGAATGGTTCCTGAAACGTGTGGCCGGGCGGCATTTTCCTGAAGTCCATGCGTGCCAGCAGCGTCAGCATTTGTACTACGTGATGCGAGAATATTCCGGGACGACGCTGGCGCAGATTTTTCAACAAAATGGGCCTCTACCCTTAGCGCAGTGGCAGGACATCGCGGAGCGTCTACTACGCGCGGCCGGACTGCTGCATCGACGGCAGATTCTGCACCGGGACATCAAACCGGAAAATCTGCATTGGAGTGATGACGGTGAACTGCGGCTGCTGGATTTTGGCCTGGCGTATTGTCCTGGCCTGTCCGAAGACGCGCCGTCGACGCTGCCCGGAACCCCCAGTTACATCGCCCCGGAAGCGTTTCGCGGTGATCCGCCGAATGTGCAGCAGGATTTGTATGCGGTCGGTGTGACCCTGTATTTCCTGCTCACCGGGCATTTCCCCTATGGCGAGATCGAAGCGTTTCAGCGACCGCGCTTTGGTCTGCCGGTAAGTGCCAGCCGTTATCGGCCGGACCTGCCGGAATGGCTGGCGCAGAGTCTGGAGCGCGGCGTTGCGGCTGATCCGCAGTTGCGCTTTGAAACGGCTGAGGAGTGGTTGCTGGTGTTGGAGCAGGGCGAGCGGCGGAGTTTGAGTGTGCGGCCCAGACCGTTACTGGAGCGTGAGCCGCTGAAGGTCTGGCGGACGATGGCGATCGTGGCTTTATTGGGGAATCTGGTGCTGCTGGTTTTGTTGTTTCATGGCTGA
- the rmf gene encoding ribosome modulation factor gives MRRLKRDPLERAFLRGYQYGVGGKSRELCPFTLPSVRQAWINGWREGRGDNWDGMTGTAGIHRLNELHAVG, from the coding sequence ATGAGAAGACTTAAGCGTGATCCGTTGGAAAGAGCATTTTTGCGCGGATATCAATATGGCGTTGGTGGCAAATCCCGTGAGCTTTGCCCATTTACTCTACCGTCGGTACGCCAAGCCTGGATTAACGGCTGGCGAGAAGGACGCGGCGACAACTGGGACGGTATGACCGGCACTGCGGGAATCCACAGACTCAACGAACTTCACGCCGTCGGCTGA
- a CDS encoding nitrate/nitrite transporter — protein MNSSFWKSGHTPTLFAAFLYFDLSFMVWYLLGPLAVQIAADLQLTTQQRGLVVATPILAGAVLRFVMGMLADRLSPKTAGLIGQVIVICALFGAWKIGIHSYEQALILGLFLGMAGASFAVALPLASQWYPPQHQGKAMGIAGAGNSGTVFAALLAPVLAAAFGWSNVFGFALIPLILTLVLFAWLAKNAPERPKAKAMTDYFKALGDRDSWWFMFFYSVTFGGFIGLASALPGYFNDQYGLSPVTAGYYTAACVFGGSLMRPLGGALADRFGGIRTLLAMYTVAAVCIAAVGFNLPSSYAALALFVCTMLGLGAGNGAVFQLVPQRFRLEIGVMTGLIGMAGGIGGFALAAGMGAIKQSTGSYQLALWLFASLGVLAWFGLHGVKRRWRTTWGSAAVTAARV, from the coding sequence ATGAATTCAAGCTTCTGGAAATCCGGCCACACCCCGACCCTGTTCGCGGCCTTCCTCTATTTCGACCTGAGCTTTATGGTCTGGTACCTGCTCGGCCCGTTGGCGGTGCAGATTGCCGCCGACCTGCAGCTAACCACGCAGCAACGCGGCCTCGTTGTCGCCACGCCGATCCTCGCCGGTGCGGTGCTGCGTTTTGTGATGGGCATGCTCGCCGATCGGTTGTCGCCGAAAACCGCCGGTCTGATCGGCCAGGTCATCGTGATCTGCGCATTGTTCGGCGCCTGGAAAATCGGCATCCACAGTTATGAACAGGCGCTGATACTCGGCCTGTTCCTCGGCATGGCCGGCGCGTCGTTTGCCGTCGCCCTGCCCTTGGCCTCCCAATGGTATCCACCGCAGCATCAGGGCAAAGCCATGGGCATTGCCGGTGCGGGCAACTCCGGCACCGTGTTCGCCGCATTGCTTGCGCCGGTGCTCGCCGCTGCGTTCGGCTGGAGCAATGTTTTCGGTTTCGCTCTGATTCCGTTGATCCTGACGTTGGTGCTGTTCGCCTGGCTGGCAAAAAATGCGCCTGAGCGGCCAAAAGCCAAAGCCATGACCGACTACTTTAAAGCCTTGGGCGACCGTGACAGTTGGTGGTTCATGTTTTTCTACAGCGTGACCTTCGGCGGTTTCATCGGTCTGGCCAGCGCCCTGCCCGGCTACTTCAACGATCAATACGGCTTGAGCCCGGTGACGGCCGGTTACTACACCGCAGCCTGCGTGTTCGGCGGCAGCCTGATGCGTCCGCTGGGCGGCGCCCTGGCTGACCGTTTCGGTGGCATACGCACATTGCTGGCGATGTACACCGTCGCTGCCGTGTGCATCGCGGCCGTCGGCTTCAACCTGCCAAGTTCCTACGCGGCACTGGCGCTTTTCGTCTGCACGATGCTCGGTTTAGGGGCAGGCAATGGTGCGGTTTTCCAACTGGTGCCGCAGCGCTTTCGTCTGGAGATCGGCGTGATGACCGGGTTGATCGGCATGGCCGGCGGCATCGGCGGTTTTGCCTTGGCCGCCGGCATGGGCGCGATCAAACAAAGCACCGGCAGCTATCAACTGGCCCTGTGGTTGTTCGCCAGCCTCGGCGTATTGGCGTGGTTTGGTCTGCACGGCGTCAAGCGTCGCTGGAGAACCACCTGGGGTTCGGCAGCAGTGACGGCGGCGCGGGTCTGA
- a CDS encoding ANTAR domain-containing response regulator yields the protein MLRILLINDTAKKVGRLKAALTEAGFEVIDESGLTIDLPARVETVRPDVILIDTESPSRDVMEQVVLVSRDQPRPIVMFTDEHDPGVMRQAIKSGVSAYIVEGIHAQRLQPILDVAMARFESDQALRAQLQARDLQLAERKRIELAKGLLMKMKDCNEEEAYTLMRRQAMSRQQKLIQVAEQIIAMSELLG from the coding sequence ATGTTGCGCATTCTGTTGATCAACGACACAGCGAAAAAAGTCGGGCGCCTGAAAGCCGCATTGACCGAAGCCGGTTTCGAGGTGATTGATGAGTCCGGCCTGACCATCGACCTGCCCGCGCGCGTCGAAACGGTGCGTCCGGACGTAATCCTGATCGATACCGAGTCACCGAGCCGCGATGTCATGGAACAAGTGGTACTGGTCAGCCGCGACCAGCCACGGCCAATCGTGATGTTTACCGACGAGCATGACCCCGGAGTGATGCGCCAGGCGATCAAATCCGGGGTCAGTGCCTACATCGTCGAAGGCATTCACGCCCAGCGTTTGCAGCCGATTCTCGATGTGGCGATGGCACGATTCGAGAGTGATCAGGCCTTGCGTGCGCAGTTGCAGGCGCGAGACCTGCAATTGGCTGAGCGCAAGCGTATTGAGCTGGCCAAAGGGTTGCTGATGAAGATGAAGGACTGCAATGAGGAAGAGGCTTACACCTTGATGCGGCGCCAAGCGATGAGCCGGCAGCAGAAGCTGATTCAGGTGGCGGAGCAGATTATTGCCATGAGTGAGTTGCTGGGTTGA
- a CDS encoding sensor domain-containing diguanylate cyclase: MSLHPVRPKILGFISEDVSAWLVALLVLLAGGILTGLLAWATLNQFQQQSRQRFQLLANERYSRIEERFQDQEQRLDGLRRFFANSESVSRTEFDGYTQPLLMRTQAYSFALKVSGAERAAFEQRVRDEGLSNFTLRELNAQGELQLAGVRDEYVPVLYSQTQSRLGSPLGYDLLAQPLRRDTLQRADKLGGLAVSQPMHLVSIEPSYARGVLLVAPVSRNGERQSFGYVMAVISMRQLLADGLPDAFHDYLSVRILDMSTHDQHEVLFESSNDPALSDLSATRLVRMADHDYQVDILPSDAFVQANHSSVGSVIILGGLLSLLLSALLYVLVSQRQRALLMVEQRTQELHASEQELRGTHGQLRGVLNAATQVAIIATDLRGVINTFNPGAEQMLGYSSADVVGHMTLENLHLPRELTARAAELSARYGKTIPTCHAMLVEGGEVGGHEAREWTLVRSDGSHIPVNMLATPVLDEQGLWVGHLAICIDITERKRVHEVLAARDVLLKKLSAHVPGGIYQFKMEFDGRFSVIYASDGIREIYELEPDVLLFNAEAIFTRIHPQDVTRVRSSIRASADSLSPWREEYRVQLPERGLRWVRGEATPEELPGGGVLWHGYISDISDLKRVEEELRALSVTDSLTGIHNRRYFQERLTTEMARVERGGGELSVIMLDIDHFKRINDQYGHAVGDRVLQAVCERIGHRLRRTDVFCRLGGEEFMVLCPDIDGEHAYMLAVELWQGLRSAPVDVVGVVTASFGIASWRSGEGADALLLRADSGVYMAKQRGRDRVEQMS; encoded by the coding sequence ATGTCGTTGCACCCCGTGCGCCCAAAGATTCTGGGTTTCATCAGCGAAGACGTCTCGGCCTGGCTGGTCGCGCTGCTGGTATTGCTCGCCGGTGGGATTCTCACGGGGCTGCTCGCCTGGGCCACCCTCAATCAGTTTCAGCAACAATCCCGTCAGCGTTTTCAACTGTTGGCCAACGAACGTTACAGCCGCATCGAAGAACGCTTTCAGGATCAGGAGCAACGCCTCGACGGTCTGCGCCGCTTCTTCGCCAACTCTGAATCGGTATCCCGCACCGAATTCGACGGTTACACCCAACCCTTATTAATGCGTACCCAGGCCTATTCGTTTGCCCTCAAGGTCAGCGGTGCCGAGCGCGCGGCATTCGAGCAGCGGGTGCGTGATGAAGGTCTGAGCAACTTTACCCTCCGTGAATTGAATGCCCAGGGCGAGCTGCAACTGGCTGGCGTGCGCGATGAATACGTGCCGGTTCTCTACAGCCAGACGCAAAGCCGGCTCGGCTCACCGTTGGGTTATGACTTGCTGGCGCAACCGCTGCGGCGCGACACCCTGCAACGTGCCGATAAGCTCGGCGGGCTGGCGGTGTCGCAACCGATGCACCTGGTTAGCATTGAGCCGTCCTACGCGCGCGGCGTGTTGCTGGTGGCGCCGGTCAGCCGCAACGGCGAGCGGCAGTCGTTCGGCTACGTGATGGCGGTGATCAGCATGCGCCAGTTGCTGGCTGACGGTTTGCCGGATGCCTTCCATGATTACCTGTCAGTGCGCATTCTCGACATGTCGACCCATGATCAGCACGAGGTGTTGTTCGAGTCGAGCAACGACCCGGCACTGAGCGATTTGTCCGCCACGCGTCTGGTGCGCATGGCCGATCACGACTATCAGGTCGATATCTTGCCGAGCGACGCGTTCGTTCAGGCCAACCATTCGTCGGTGGGCAGTGTGATCATTCTGGGTGGGTTACTCAGTCTGCTGCTCAGCGCCTTGCTCTACGTGTTGGTCAGTCAGCGCCAGCGCGCCTTGCTTATGGTGGAGCAGCGCACGCAGGAATTGCATGCCAGCGAACAGGAGCTGCGCGGCACCCACGGCCAGTTGCGCGGCGTGCTGAATGCGGCGACGCAGGTGGCAATCATCGCCACCGACTTGCGCGGGGTGATCAACACCTTCAACCCCGGCGCCGAACAAATGCTCGGCTACAGCAGCGCCGATGTCGTCGGCCACATGACCCTGGAAAACCTGCACCTGCCCCGCGAGCTGACGGCCCGCGCTGCCGAGTTGAGTGCGCGTTACGGCAAGACCATCCCGACCTGCCACGCGATGCTGGTCGAGGGCGGCGAAGTCGGCGGCCATGAGGCACGCGAGTGGACGCTGGTGCGCAGCGATGGCAGCCATATTCCAGTGAACATGCTCGCCACCCCGGTGCTCGATGAGCAGGGTTTGTGGGTCGGGCATCTGGCGATCTGCATCGATATCACTGAGCGCAAGCGCGTGCACGAGGTGCTGGCGGCGCGGGATGTGTTGCTGAAGAAGCTCAGCGCTCACGTGCCCGGTGGCATCTATCAGTTCAAGATGGAATTCGACGGACGCTTCAGTGTGATCTACGCCAGCGACGGCATTCGCGAGATCTACGAACTGGAGCCGGATGTGCTGCTGTTCAACGCGGAAGCGATCTTCACGCGCATTCATCCACAGGACGTTACTCGTGTGCGCTCTTCGATTCGCGCCTCGGCCGACAGCCTCAGCCCGTGGCGCGAGGAATACCGTGTGCAGTTGCCCGAGCGCGGTCTACGCTGGGTACGCGGCGAGGCGACGCCGGAAGAACTGCCGGGCGGCGGCGTGCTGTGGCATGGCTATATCTCGGACATTTCCGACCTCAAACGCGTGGAAGAAGAACTGCGTGCGCTGTCAGTGACCGACTCGCTGACCGGCATTCATAACCGTCGCTATTTTCAGGAACGCCTGACCACCGAAATGGCCCGGGTCGAGCGCGGTGGCGGCGAGCTGTCGGTGATCATGCTCGACATCGACCATTTCAAACGCATCAACGATCAGTATGGCCACGCCGTCGGTGACCGCGTGCTGCAAGCGGTGTGCGAACGCATCGGCCATCGTCTGCGGCGTACCGATGTGTTCTGCCGGTTGGGCGGTGAGGAGTTCATGGTGCTGTGCCCGGACATCGACGGCGAACATGCGTACATGCTGGCGGTTGAACTGTGGCAGGGTTTGCGCAGTGCGCCGGTGGATGTGGTAGGCGTGGTCACGGCGAGTTTCGGTATCGCCAGTTGGCGCTCGGGGGAGGGCGCGGATGCGCTGTTGCTCAGGGCGGATTCGGGTGTGTATATGGCAAAGCAGCGCGGACGCGATCGTGTCGAGCAGATGAGCTAG
- the rlmKL gene encoding bifunctional 23S rRNA (guanine(2069)-N(7))-methyltransferase RlmK/23S rRNA (guanine(2445)-N(2))-methyltransferase RlmL → MSDRFELFLTCPKGLEGLLIEEAVGLGLEEAREHTSAVRGMATMETAYRLCLWSRLANRVLLVLKRFPMKDAEDLYHGVLDIEWQDHMLSDGTLAVEFSGHGSGIDNTHFGALKVKDAIVDKLRTPQGDRPSIDKLNPDLRIHLRLDRGEAILSLDLSGHSLHQRGYRLQQGAAPLKENLAAAILIRSGWPRIAAEGGALADPMCGVGTFLVEAGMIAADMAPNLRREQWGFTAWLGHVPALWKKLHEEAVERAAAGLAKPPLWIRGYEADPRLIQPGRNNVERAGLSEWIKIYQGEVATFEPRPDQNQKGLVICNPPYGERLGDEASLLYLYQNLGERLRQACLNWEAAVFTGAPDLGKRMGIRSHKQYSFWNGALPCKLLLIKVLPDQFVTGERRTPEQRQAEREQAAYDQTPDEPQERKFNKNGNPIKPTPAPVPVIEQPRLSEGGQMFANRLQKNLKAMGKWVKREGIDCYRVYDADMPEYAMAIDLYHDWVHVQEYAAPKSIDPEKASARMFDALAAIPQALNVDKSRVVVKRRERQSGTKQYERQAAQGKFNEVTEGGVKLLVNLTDYLDTGLFLDHRPMRMRIQKEAAGKRFLNLFCYTATASVHAAKGGARSTTSVDLSKTYLDWARRNLSLNGYSDKNRLEQGDVMAWLESSRDEYDLIFIDPPTFSNSKRMEGIFDVQRDQVQLIDLAMARLAPGGVLYFSNNFRKFQLEENLAERYAVEEISAQTIDPDFARNTKIHRAWKITAR, encoded by the coding sequence ATGTCCGACCGTTTCGAACTCTTCCTCACTTGCCCTAAAGGCCTTGAAGGCCTGCTCATCGAGGAAGCCGTCGGGCTTGGCCTTGAAGAAGCGCGCGAGCACACTTCCGCCGTGCGTGGCATGGCGACCATGGAAACCGCTTATCGCCTGTGCCTCTGGTCGCGTCTGGCCAACCGCGTATTGCTGGTGCTCAAGCGTTTCCCGATGAAAGACGCTGAAGACCTCTACCACGGTGTGCTCGACATCGAGTGGCAGGATCACATGCTCAGCGACGGCACCCTGGCCGTCGAATTCAGCGGCCACGGCTCAGGCATCGACAACACCCACTTCGGTGCCCTGAAAGTCAAAGACGCCATCGTCGACAAACTGCGCACCCCGCAGGGCGACCGTCCGTCGATCGACAAGCTCAACCCGGATCTGCGCATTCACCTGCGTCTGGATCGCGGCGAAGCGATCCTCTCCCTCGACCTGTCCGGCCACAGCCTGCACCAGCGCGGCTATCGCTTGCAGCAAGGGGCGGCACCGCTGAAGGAAAACCTCGCGGCAGCCATCCTGATCCGTTCCGGCTGGCCGCGCATTGCTGCCGAAGGCGGCGCGCTGGCTGACCCGATGTGCGGCGTCGGTACGTTCCTCGTCGAAGCCGGCATGATTGCCGCCGACATGGCGCCGAACCTGCGCCGTGAGCAGTGGGGCTTTACCGCGTGGCTCGGTCACGTGCCGGCGCTGTGGAAAAAACTCCACGAAGAAGCCGTCGAACGTGCCGCTGCCGGTCTGGCCAAGCCACCGTTGTGGATTCGTGGCTACGAAGCTGATCCGCGTCTGATTCAGCCGGGTCGCAACAACGTTGAGCGTGCGGGCCTGAGCGAGTGGATCAAGATCTACCAGGGCGAAGTCGCGACCTTCGAGCCGCGTCCGGATCAGAACCAGAAAGGTCTGGTGATCTGCAACCCGCCGTACGGCGAGCGTCTCGGTGACGAGGCCAGCCTGCTGTATCTCTACCAGAACCTCGGCGAGCGTCTGCGTCAGGCCTGCTTGAACTGGGAAGCGGCGGTGTTCACCGGCGCCCCGGATCTGGGCAAGCGCATGGGCATTCGCAGCCACAAGCAGTATTCGTTCTGGAACGGCGCGCTGCCGTGCAAGCTGCTGTTGATCAAAGTGCTGCCGGATCAGTTCGTCACGGGCGAGCGTCGCACTCCGGAACAGCGTCAGGCCGAGCGTGAGCAAGCGGCTTACGACCAGACCCCGGACGAACCGCAAGAGCGCAAGTTCAACAAGAACGGCAACCCGATCAAACCGACGCCAGCCCCGGTTCCGGTGATCGAGCAGCCGCGCTTGAGCGAAGGCGGGCAGATGTTTGCCAACCGCCTGCAAAAGAACCTCAAGGCCATGGGCAAGTGGGTCAAGCGCGAAGGTATTGATTGCTACCGCGTCTACGATGCCGACATGCCAGAGTACGCGATGGCCATCGACCTGTACCACGATTGGGTGCACGTTCAGGAATACGCCGCGCCAAAATCGATCGACCCGGAAAAAGCCTCGGCACGCATGTTCGATGCACTGGCAGCGATCCCGCAGGCACTGAACGTCGACAAGAGCCGCGTGGTGGTCAAACGCCGCGAGCGCCAGAGCGGCACCAAGCAGTACGAGCGTCAGGCTGCGCAAGGCAAGTTCAATGAAGTCACCGAGGGCGGCGTGAAGTTGCTGGTCAACCTCACCGACTACCTCGACACCGGCCTGTTCCTCGATCACCGTCCGATGCGTATGCGCATTCAGAAAGAGGCCGCCGGCAAGCGCTTCCTCAATCTGTTCTGCTATACCGCGACCGCCAGCGTGCACGCGGCCAAGGGCGGCGCGCGCAGCACCACCAGCGTCGACCTGTCGAAGACTTATCTCGACTGGGCACGTCGCAACCTGTCGCTGAACGGCTATTCGGACAAGAACCGTCTGGAGCAGGGCGATGTGATGGCGTGGCTGGAAAGCAGCCGTGACGAGTACGACCTGATCTTTATCGATCCGCCGACCTTCTCCAACTCCAAGCGCATGGAAGGCATCTTCGACGTGCAACGTGATCAGGTGCAGTTGATTGACCTGGCCATGGCCCGTCTGGCGCCGGGTGGTGTGCTGTATTTTTCCAACAACTTCCGCAAGTTCCAGTTGGAAGAAAACCTCGCCGAGCGTTACGCGGTCGAGGAAATCAGCGCGCAGACCATCGATCCGGATTTCGCCCGCAACACCAAGATCCACCGCGCCTGGAAAATCACGGCTCGTTGA
- a CDS encoding CmpA/NrtA family ABC transporter substrate-binding protein: MNEPSVGPLAWVNGSDAPEKSAINLGFMALSDCASVVVAATQGFAQPYGLTLNLKRQASWANLRDNLVSGELDAAHSLYGLIYAVHLGIGGVAPTEMAVLMGLNQNGQSLNLSHGLQNLGVSSPEALDRHVHQSRAKLTFAQTFPTGTHAMWLYYWLASQGIHPLQDVDSVVVPPPQMVAHLQAGRIDGFCVGEPWAASAVQQNLGFTLATSQTIWPDHPEKVLGCTREFVEQYPNTARALVMAILEASRFIEESPENRRSTAQLLSAPEYLDAPLSCIEPRFLGDYSDGLGNRWQDPHALRFHGNGEVNLPYLSDGMWFMTQFRRWGLLREDPDYLAVARQVQQLDLYRDAATELGVAAWGTDMRSSQLLDGKIWDGSDPAAYARSFKLHALNDDAPLLARR; encoded by the coding sequence ATGAATGAACCTTCGGTAGGGCCACTGGCCTGGGTCAACGGCAGCGATGCCCCGGAAAAAAGTGCAATCAACCTCGGTTTCATGGCGTTGAGCGACTGCGCATCGGTTGTCGTTGCTGCTACACAGGGCTTTGCCCAGCCTTATGGACTAACGCTGAACCTGAAGCGCCAGGCCTCTTGGGCGAATCTGCGCGACAATCTGGTCAGCGGCGAACTGGATGCCGCCCACAGTCTGTATGGTCTGATCTACGCCGTGCACTTGGGCATCGGCGGTGTCGCCCCGACTGAGATGGCGGTGCTGATGGGGCTGAACCAGAACGGCCAAAGCCTCAACCTGTCGCACGGCCTGCAGAACCTCGGCGTGAGCAGTCCTGAAGCGCTGGATCGGCACGTGCACCAAAGCCGCGCAAAACTCACCTTCGCCCAGACTTTTCCCACTGGCACTCATGCGATGTGGCTGTATTACTGGCTGGCGAGTCAGGGCATTCATCCGTTGCAGGATGTCGACAGTGTGGTGGTGCCGCCGCCGCAAATGGTTGCGCATCTGCAAGCCGGGCGCATCGACGGCTTTTGCGTCGGCGAGCCTTGGGCTGCTAGCGCGGTGCAGCAGAATCTGGGTTTTACCCTGGCCACCAGTCAGACCATCTGGCCCGATCACCCGGAAAAAGTCCTTGGCTGCACCCGCGAATTTGTCGAGCAATACCCGAACACGGCGCGAGCGCTGGTGATGGCGATCCTTGAGGCCAGCCGTTTCATTGAGGAAAGCCCGGAGAACCGTCGCAGCACCGCGCAATTGCTCAGCGCGCCGGAGTATCTGGACGCGCCGCTTTCGTGCATCGAACCGCGTTTTCTCGGCGACTATTCCGATGGGCTGGGCAATCGTTGGCAGGATCCTCATGCGCTGCGCTTTCACGGCAATGGCGAAGTGAATTTGCCCTACTTGTCCGATGGCATGTGGTTCATGACCCAGTTCCGCCGCTGGGGTTTGCTGCGCGAAGACCCGGATTACCTCGCTGTCGCCCGTCAGGTTCAGCAACTCGATCTGTATCGCGACGCCGCTACTGAGCTCGGTGTTGCCGCGTGGGGCACCGACATGCGCAGCAGCCAGTTGCTCGACGGCAAAATCTGGGACGGCAGCGACCCGGCCGCTTACGCGCGCAGCTTCAAGCTGCACGCGTTGAACGACGACGCCCCTCTTCTCGCCCGCCGCTGA